From the Lathyrus oleraceus cultivar Zhongwan6 chromosome 4, CAAS_Psat_ZW6_1.0, whole genome shotgun sequence genome, one window contains:
- the LOC127137612 gene encoding uncharacterized protein LOC127137612, whose amino-acid sequence MDSIEYIFEKPAVTGRISRWKMLLTEYDIQYVTQKAIKGSVLSDYLSHLPDEGYQPLRFDFPDEDIMFIRDFTMPGSEISPEEGPEPGLQWTLVFDGASNARGHGIGAVITSPTDFHLPFTVRLCFDCTNNMEEYEACIYGLEAAIDLRIKILEVYGDSALVISQVKGDWETWDSKLIPYKEHIRKLVATLMKYLFIIFLGKKIS is encoded by the coding sequence atggattcgaTAGAGTATATCTTCGAAAAGCCTGCTGTTACTGGTAGAATTTCCCGGTGGAAAATGTTGTTGACcgagtatgatattcagtatgTGACCCAGAAAGCGATAAAGGGGAGTGTTCTGTCTGACTACCTTTCTCACCTACCTGACGAAGGTTATCAGCCGTTAAGGTTTGACTTTCCAGACGAAGACATTATGTTTATCAGAGACTTCACTATGCCAGGCTCCGAGATAAGCCCTGAGGAAGGCCCCGAACCAGGATTGCAATGGACACTCGTGTTCGACGGTGCTTCCAATGCCCGAGGCCATGGCATAGGTGCTGTTATCACTTCTCCAACTGATTTCCACCTTCCATTTACCGTTAGATTATGTTTTGACTGCACCAataatatggaagaatatgaagcatgtatctacGGTTTGGAGGCGGCCATCGACTTAAGGATAAAGATTCTTGAGGTATACGgtgattcagctctggtaatAAGTCAGGTAAAAGGTGATTGGGAGACTTGGGATAGCAAGTTGATACCTTACAAGGAGCATATCAGGAAACTAGTAGCTACTTTGATGAAATATCTTTTCATCATATTCCTAGGGAAGAAAATCAGTTAG